Proteins encoded by one window of Elaeis guineensis isolate ETL-2024a chromosome 12, EG11, whole genome shotgun sequence:
- the LOC105054648 gene encoding pentatricopeptide repeat-containing protein At2g29760, chloroplastic isoform X1, which yields MLKGHTEAGLHDQTLHLFNLMNRTDARPSRYTLPLVIKSCAGIPSLTEGEQAHCFAIKTGFEANVFVGPALIDMYSNRGVIESAYRVFSQMPVKNVVAWTAVVAAFLSAGDVKSARELFDQAVERDVILWNTMVCGYTRHGDMDAAQELFARMPDKDIICWNTMLLGYANCGDLEACLRFFEEMPERNVFSWNALIGGYARHGRYYEVLHVLTWMLGLSDVKPNDATLVMVLSACSRLGALNWGRWIHVYAEGNGFRGNVYVGNGLIDMYAKCGCIEGAVSVFDSMRTRDLVTWNSMIGGLAMHGYSMEALELFDRMKDMGEKPDGIALVGVLSACVHMGLVKEGFMHFRSMTEDYAIVPWIEHYGCMVNLLGRAGLLDEALDFVRKMPIEPDCVIWSALLGACQVHRNVGLAELTMNQLVRLAPEDAANYVVLSNIYGADGRSEDSAKLKLMMKERTMGKFPGCSLIEVDSEVVEFFSSDSRHLQTRKIYGLLEGLAKLSKSAGYETELDDLY from the coding sequence ATGCTCAAAGGCCACACCGAGGCCGGGCTCCACGACCAAACGCTCCATCTGTTCAACCTCATGAACCGGACCGACGCGCGGCCGAGTCGCTACACCTTGCCCCTCGTCATCAAGTCCTGCGCCGGCATCCCCTCCCTGACGGAGGGCGAGCAAGCGCATTGCTTTGCGATCAAAACCGGTTTTGAGGCCAATGTGTTTGTTGGCCCGGCGTTGATCGATATGTACTCGAACCGGGGTGTGATCGAGTCTGCCTACCGAGTATTCTCCCAAATGCCTGTGAAAAATGTGGTCGCTTGGACTGCTGTCGTAGCCGCGTTTCTCTCGGCAGGGGATGTGAAGTCGGCAAGAGAGCtctttgatcaggcggttgagcGTGATGTCATCCTGTGGAACACCATGGTTTGCGGGTACACCAGGCATGGAGACATGGATGCGGCGCAGGAACTCTTTGCAAGAATGCCGGACAAGGACATCATATGTTGGAATACCATGTTGCTTGGTTATGCCAATTGTGGAGATCTTGAGGCATGCCTGCGATTCTTTGAGGAGATGCCGGAAAGAAATGTGTTCTCTTGGAATGCACTGATTGGAGGGTATGCTCGTCATGGCCGGTACTACGAGGTTTTGCATGTGTTAACTTGGATGCTGGGATTGTCTGATGTGAAGCCAAATGATGCAACTCTGGTGATGGTATTGTCTGCCTGCTCGCGGCTGGGGGCTCTCAATTGGGGAAGATGGATTCATGTGTATGCCGAAGGCAATGGATTCAGAGGGAATGTATATGTTGGAAATGGACTTATTGACATGTATGCAAAATGTGGTTGCATAGAGGGTGCAGTCTCAGTGTTTGACAGCATGCGAACAAGGGATCTTGTCACTTGGAATTCAATGATTGGAGGGTTGGCAATGCATGGATATAGCATGGAAGCATTGGAGCTTTTCGATCGGATGAAGGACATGGGAGAAAAACCTGATGGTATCGCACTTGTTGGAGTGCTATCTGCTTGTGTGCACATGGGTCTGGTTAAAGAGGGGTTCATGCACTTCAGATCGATGACAGAGGACTATGCAATTGTTCCATGGATAGAGCATTATGGATGTATGGTGAACCTCCTTGGTCGAGCTGGCTTGCTTGATGAGGCATTGGATTTTGTAAGGAAGATGCCAATTGAACCTGATTGTGTAATATGGAGTGCTTTGCTCGGAGCATGTCAGGTTCACAGAAATGTTGGATTGGCTGAGCTTACTATGAATCAGCTTGTAAGGCTTGCACCGGAGGATGCAGCTAATTATGTGGTGCTCTCTAACATTTATGGAGCTGATGGGAGAAGTGAAGATTCTGCTAAACTGAAGTTGATGATGAAAGAAAGGACTATGGGGAAGTTTCCTGGCTGTAGCTTGATTGAAGTTGACTCTGAGGTGGTGGAGTTCTTTTCATCTGATTCAAGGCATTTACAAACAAGGAAGATATATGGGTTATTGGAGGGATTAGCAAAGCTATCAAAATCAGCAGGGTATGAGACTGAGCTTGATGACCTATATTAA
- the LOC105054648 gene encoding pentatricopeptide repeat-containing protein At2g29760, chloroplastic isoform X2 produces MLKGHTEAGLHDQTLHLFNLMNRTDARPSRYTLPLVIKSCAGIPSLTEGEQAHCFAIKTGFEANVFVGPALIDMYSNRGVIESAYRVFSQMPVKNVVAWTAVVAAFLSAGDVKSARELFDQAVERDVILWNTMVCGYTRHGDMDAAQELFARMPDKDIICWNTMLLGYANCGDLEACLRFFEEMPERNVFSWNALIGGYARHGRYYEVLHVLTWMLGLSDVKPNDATLVMVLSACSRLGALNWGRWIHVYAEGNGFRGNVYVGNGLIDMYAKCGCIEGAVSVFDSMRTRDLVTWNSMIGGLAMHGYSMEALELFDRMKDMGEKPDGIALVGVLSACVHMGLVKEGFMHFRSMTEDYAIVPWIEHYGCMVNLLGRAGLLDEALDFVRKMPIEPDCVIWSALLGACQVHRNVGLAELTMNQLVRLAPEDAANYVVLSNIYGADGRSEDSAKLKLMMKERTMGKFPGCSLIEVDSEVVEFFSSDSRHLQTRKIYGLLEGLAKLSKSAGQG; encoded by the exons ATGCTCAAAGGCCACACCGAGGCCGGGCTCCACGACCAAACGCTCCATCTGTTCAACCTCATGAACCGGACCGACGCGCGGCCGAGTCGCTACACCTTGCCCCTCGTCATCAAGTCCTGCGCCGGCATCCCCTCCCTGACGGAGGGCGAGCAAGCGCATTGCTTTGCGATCAAAACCGGTTTTGAGGCCAATGTGTTTGTTGGCCCGGCGTTGATCGATATGTACTCGAACCGGGGTGTGATCGAGTCTGCCTACCGAGTATTCTCCCAAATGCCTGTGAAAAATGTGGTCGCTTGGACTGCTGTCGTAGCCGCGTTTCTCTCGGCAGGGGATGTGAAGTCGGCAAGAGAGCtctttgatcaggcggttgagcGTGATGTCATCCTGTGGAACACCATGGTTTGCGGGTACACCAGGCATGGAGACATGGATGCGGCGCAGGAACTCTTTGCAAGAATGCCGGACAAGGACATCATATGTTGGAATACCATGTTGCTTGGTTATGCCAATTGTGGAGATCTTGAGGCATGCCTGCGATTCTTTGAGGAGATGCCGGAAAGAAATGTGTTCTCTTGGAATGCACTGATTGGAGGGTATGCTCGTCATGGCCGGTACTACGAGGTTTTGCATGTGTTAACTTGGATGCTGGGATTGTCTGATGTGAAGCCAAATGATGCAACTCTGGTGATGGTATTGTCTGCCTGCTCGCGGCTGGGGGCTCTCAATTGGGGAAGATGGATTCATGTGTATGCCGAAGGCAATGGATTCAGAGGGAATGTATATGTTGGAAATGGACTTATTGACATGTATGCAAAATGTGGTTGCATAGAGGGTGCAGTCTCAGTGTTTGACAGCATGCGAACAAGGGATCTTGTCACTTGGAATTCAATGATTGGAGGGTTGGCAATGCATGGATATAGCATGGAAGCATTGGAGCTTTTCGATCGGATGAAGGACATGGGAGAAAAACCTGATGGTATCGCACTTGTTGGAGTGCTATCTGCTTGTGTGCACATGGGTCTGGTTAAAGAGGGGTTCATGCACTTCAGATCGATGACAGAGGACTATGCAATTGTTCCATGGATAGAGCATTATGGATGTATGGTGAACCTCCTTGGTCGAGCTGGCTTGCTTGATGAGGCATTGGATTTTGTAAGGAAGATGCCAATTGAACCTGATTGTGTAATATGGAGTGCTTTGCTCGGAGCATGTCAGGTTCACAGAAATGTTGGATTGGCTGAGCTTACTATGAATCAGCTTGTAAGGCTTGCACCGGAGGATGCAGCTAATTATGTGGTGCTCTCTAACATTTATGGAGCTGATGGGAGAAGTGAAGATTCTGCTAAACTGAAGTTGATGATGAAAGAAAGGACTATGGGGAAGTTTCCTGGCTGTAGCTTGATTGAAGTTGACTCTGAGGTGGTGGAGTTCTTTTCATCTGATTCAAGGCATTTACAAACAAGGAAGATATATGGGTTATTGGAGGGATTAGCAAAGCTATCAAAATCAGCAGG GCAAGGGTAA